The sequence CCGATCGTACTTAAAAAATGACGGTTATCATAGCGATGAGCGAGTGATGGAACCACAAAAAATGTAATAACAGAACCAGGAGTCCCAGCATAATCTCCATAATAGTAATGAAGCATCTTATGATTATCTTGATTGACTGTTTTTTTTACGAGACGCAATCCGAGAATTTCAGTATAAAAAAATTGATTATCTTCAGCAAATCTTGTCAATAATGAAACATGATGAATAGGTGCAAACATTAAATGACCTCCTTTGAAAGCAACTTACTAAAAGTAAGTTTATGCTTTTTAAATAACAGTTGCAAGTATTTTGAATTTTAATAGCGGATTTTCTTCATAGCCAGATAGTGTAAAAGATGGTAGAATAGCCAAGACAAATCAAGTAGAAAGAGTGACAAATATGCTTAGTACAGAAGATTTTGATTTTGATTTACCAGAAGAACTAATTGCTCAAACGCCGTTGAAAGATCGAACGAGTTCAAAGCTTTTAGTATTAAATCGCGAGACAAAAGAAATAGAAGATAAACACTTTCATGAAATCGTTGATGAATTGAATTCTGGCGATGCGTTGGTTATGAACGATACGCGAGTATTGCCAGCACGCCTATATGGAGAAAAACCTGAGACAGGTGGACACTTAGAAGTTCTTCTTTTAACGAATACAGAAGGGGATACTTGGGAAACCTTAATCAAACCAGCTAAACGTGCGAAAATCGGAACGAAAATCAGTTTTGGTGATGGCCGCTTAACCGCAACAGTTGTTGAAGAATTGGAACATGGCGGCCGGATTGTAACGTTCAAATACGAAGGGATTTTCTTAGAAATCTTAGAATCACTTGGTGAAATGCCATTACCTCCATACATCAAAGAGCGGTTAGAAGATCCTGAACGATATCAAACAGTCTATGCTAAAGAAAATGGCTCTGCAGCGGCTCCTACAGCAGGTTTACACTTTACGCAGGAACTACTTACTAAAATCCAGTCAAAAGGCGTGAAGCTCGTTTATTTGACCTTACACGTTGGTTTAGGAACATTTAGACCTGTCAGTGTGGACAATATTGCAGAACATGAAATGCATAGCGAATTTTATCGTTTAACTGAGGAAGCCGCAGTACAACTAAATGACGTTCGGGAAAATGGCGGTAAAATCGTTGCAGTAGGAACAACCTCGATTCGTACGCTAGAAACAATTGGAACAAAATTTGACGGACAAATCAAAGCAGATAGCGGCTGGACGGACATTTTTATTACACCGGGTTATGAGTTTAAAGTTGTACAAGCTTTTTCTACTAATTTCCATTTACCTAAATCGACATTAGTAATGCTAGTCAGTGCATTTGCTGGTAGAGATTTGACACTTTCGGCCTATCAACATGCAATTGATGAACGCTATCGCTTCTTTAGCTTTGGCGATGCGATGTTTGTAAAATAAAAGATAAGAAAAAACTCATTTAGTTTCTAACTGAGCCAGATAAGAAAGAACAACGCTGCGTGCTTTGCAGAGTATATCTATCTTCTAAGGCCTAGTTAAAGACAAAATGAGTTTTTACTTTTTTAGATTCGAGGTAGTAACAGTTATAAGCCACTTAAAAGTAATGTTTGGGATAATTCTCTTTTACGGACTGATCTTGGTAAGAAGCAACGAATTTCATCTTCATTAAAACCAATCTGTAATCTTTTTTCATCAATCATAATTGGTCGGCGTAGTAATCCTGGATTATCTTTGACCAACTCCAATAATACATGCAACGGTAGTTCGTTAATATCTGTATCTAATTTTTGGAAGACTTTAGAACGAATTGAAATAATATCCTCAGTGCCTTCTTCAGTAAGAATTAATATATTTTTAAGTTCATCTAATGTAATAGGAGTAGTGCCAAAATTCTTTTCTTCAAATGGAATATCATGATCGATCAGCCATCTCCGTGCTTTTCTACATGATGTACAGCTATTTGTCGTGTATAATTTTAACATGTTTTTCAGATCCTTTCGAAAATATTGGTACATACCTCTTAATGACTATAATATACGAAAAGTAATAAATTCACAAAATAAATGCTTACAAAATAGCTGTTTATTGCTAACAAAAGATACAAATAACTGTATATTCACAAACGTTTGTTATTTATTTCAGATAAACTGTAATGTTAGGTACGATGTTTGGAAATTCGATCTGTTATGTAACGTTTTTTGTGCTACGTTCATTTTTTCTCGAATAAATAGAAGCGTTTACAAGTTTTTAGCAGAAGAGAGTATTTATTTTGAAACCTATTACAGATATTGTTTATTTTTCTAGAATAAACAGTTGACTGTAGGTTGACCCTATAGTTTATGCTAGCGGAAGAGTAAAATAGAAATAACGTAAAAGGTAGTCGGTCTTTTTTTGGGGTCAGAAAATATGCACTTTAGGAGGAGAGTAAAATAGAATCGTATTTAACTATGGGACAATTAGCTGAACTAATGGCTATTTCCAAACATCAAATTCGTTATAACGAGGAGAAAGGTTTATTTTCACCAGCATTTATAGACGACAATGGATATCATAAATATGGAATGGATCAAGTTTATCAGCTTGCAAATATTCTTTTGTTGAGAAACTTAGGCGTATCGACAGCTCAAATTGATCAATTTATGAATAATAAGGATAATGTTTGGGCTGAAAGAACGCTGAAAGAACGCTGAAAGAAACACTAGAAGCGACAGAAGAAAAAATTCAACAACTAGTTTCTGCAAAAAATAAAATTGAAAACTTATTACCAGAAATTGAACAAAAAGAAGAAACATACATCCAGTTTCCTGAAAGAAAATTAAGTAAAGTCTATTCTTATTCGCTGATGGATTCTTTAAATGTCAGAGACTTTTTTAAAGCTATAAAGAAAAGTCAAAAAAATCATGAACTATGTTTGGAATCGTTCTATTATCTGTTTAATGATCAGCAAGTAGAGGTGTATGTCAAAGAGGAGTCCTCAACGGAAAAACACTTACCGGCAGGTGATTATTTCGTAAAAAGAGTTTGGATAAAAGAAGAACATGAACTGTTAGCTGCAATAGAAAAGTTTAGCCAAGAAATAGAGCAACCTTTTTTTAAAACAGCAGAAATCATTGTTAAAGAAGCTGCATATTCTTCGATCTTAATGAACAATAAAGTCTTATACGAGCTACAGTATTTTATTTCTCTGGAAGGATGAGGTCTGTTTGAAAAGAAAAATAACTATAGTTGATCGTGATCAATTAAGTGAGTGCGAAAAAAGAGGCGTCTTCCGTTTGCTTTTGACTTCTTTTTCCGCTAAGTTTGCAAGCAACCGTTTGACATTGAAGGAAAAGGTTGATATTTTACTTTATCTTGAACAACATTATGCTTCTCAGAAAAAGTCGCCAGTTGATTATATTGTAAAAGATCAAGATGAAATTATTGGTGTTCTAACAATTTCAGAAAAAACAATGGACTCAAGAAAAAAGAACTACCCGTTTGAATTGTCCAAAAAGTATGGTTTTTTGCCTATTTTTAAATATCTGCTGATGTTGAGTGCTCTTGAATACTCTCCGCAAGATAAAGAACAGTACATTGAAAATGTTGCTGTTCATGAAAGATATCAAAGACAAGGAATTGCTAAATTTCTGATTTTAGCGGCGCAAGCCGAAGTAAAAACGGGTGGTAAATTGTCTTTAATCGTTTCTGCTAACAATCAACAGGCAGTGGGATTGTATTTAAAGTATGGCTTTTCAATTGTTAAAAAACAGAGAGTCCTTATTTTAAGATTTTTAGCAAATGAACCTAATTGGCTTTTTATGGAATGGAGTAGGTAATATGAACTTGATGAAAAAGAGCATGCTTTTTTTGCTAAGTTTGAGTATTATTTTTGGTGCTTTTATTTGGTATGAACACAGCTATGAGATGGAGGAAATGAGCCAGTGGATTCCAACCTCTAAAGGTAAATTGTCTGCTGTATTGACAAAACCAGTAGGGACTCGATCTAAAGGCATTGTTGTACTCGTTCACGGAGATGCGCCAGTGGATGCGACTAACGAGGGTGGGTATAGACCAATGATGGAGCAATTTGCTAAAGCAGGTTTCACCACAATCTCTTGGGCGAAACCTGGGGTTGCTGGTTCTACTGGGAATTGGCTCAATCAATCTATGCAAGATCGAGCAGATGAAGTAACAGAAGTCATTCAATGGGCACTGAAGCAGCCCAAATTAAATACAGAAAAAATTATGTTGTGGGGAGTAAGTCAAGGTGGGTGGGTCGTGCCAAAAGTGGCAAGTCAAAAGAAAGTACCTATTTCTAAAGTGATGTTGGTTTCCCCAGCAGTTAATTGGTTGAGTCAAAACACTTATTATACGATACAAAAATTAAAACAGAAAGGTCAAAAGCCAGAACAAATCAACGAAGCACTGGATAGAGAAGCAAAGAGTATCGACTTGTTGAAAAAGGATATTTCTTATAAGGAATATTTAGCAAAAACACCAGAACAACAGCCAATGTCAAAAGATCGCTGGGAATTTGTAAAAAAAAACTTAGACTCAGATGTTCGCCTAGATTTGGAAAATAGTGATATTCCTGTCGATTTATTCCTTGGGGATCATGATCAAAATGTTGATACTGAAGAGACTGAAAAAACGTATTCAAAAATAATCCCGAACGAATTACTGACAGTTTTTAAGATAAAAAATACTGCTCACAGTATGATTTATTCAAATATTGCGCAGTCTGAGTTTTTTACTGCTGTAGCTTATCTATTGGCACCTAAAGATTTTTTGATTAATAAAGATTTTTTACGGCAGTGCTATTTATCTGTTGGGGGAGATTGAGAAACTAAAGAACAGTTTTGTTTCGCGCTCTAAATCCGAATAAACGGCGAGAAAAAAGCAACTCCTTCGGAAATAAGCTGAAATTCACAAAAATTTGAAAAGCAATTTTCGTGAATTCCCTCTTATCTCTCGGAGCTAAACGCTTTTGTCTTAGCCTCATTTTTTTATGAATATAGTCAAAATAAAAATAGGATAGTATTTTTCCTACTTTTTTATTATTATTATAAAGAAGACAGAGGATTCTAAAGGAGAGGAAACAATGATTGAAGAGTTGACATATAGCTATGCTACAACAATATTAGAAAGAATTCAGTGTTGGAAGGATTTAAATGTAGAAGCAAACGATTATTTAAAGCAATGGCAATCACGTAAAAGCTTATTAAATAGTACTGATTACGATAAAATGCTTCATCAATATCATTTAGACAAGAAAATCTTTAGTAGAGGATTGTTGCCTTTTACAGAAGAGAGAGCGCAGTTATTATTACCAAAGGTGGAAAAAAGCGAGTGGTTTGAGTTACACAGACAGTTATTTATAGATGAAATACCCATAAAAGAAATGACTTTAACCGCTGCATTGCGATTTCACTTGGCTTTTTACGAGAAACATATCCAACAACTTTTACAAAAGTTTCCTTTGATTCAGGTATCTGAAAAAGTAATTTCAGAGCTAATTGACCAACTGTCAGATGATTTCTTTTTTATTGCCCAAAAGACATTAGTTTGGGATGTTCATCAGATGATTGAAGAATATCAATTGCAGGCGGAATCGAAAGAAGAAGAGTTCACTAACTATATCAAGGAATTTCTTGGTGATAAACAAAGGACCTATCTTTTTTATGCAGAATATCCCACACTTGCTAGGTTGCTTGCTGTTAGATTGGCATTTGCTTGTGAAATGATCGAAGAGTTTTTTGCTGACTTGAACAATTCTACTGAACAATTGGTAAAAAAATTTTCTGTCTCAATACCAATGGAGCTTACAGAAATCGTACTTGGACAAGGAGATAGCCATGATCGCGGTAAAACAGTGATACAATTTCAGATAGATGAAAAGCCCTTGATTTTTAAATTTAAGAACCTAGAGATAGGGGAGCGTTTTAATGATTTATTGACCTATATCGAAGCGTTAAACCCAACATTATCTTTTTATAAAATCAAACGATTCGTTCAATCTACCTTCACGATTGAGGAAAAAGTTCCTTATCAGGAATGTAAAGTGGAAAGCGAGGTCATTGATTTTTATCAAAATTATGGTCAGCTGTTAGCAATCGTCTATTGGTTAGGGGCGACGGATCTGCACATGGAGAACTTGATTGCCAATGCTCAATATCCTGTGTTGATCGATGTAGAAACATTGATTCGACCTGAAATGTTTAAATTGACCAACAAATTATCTAGACAAACTCGAATAGAAAAACACTCTGTAATCGTTGCAGGCTTGTTGCCACAAAAAAAACAATGGAAACGAGATCTTGAGATGGATGCATTGTCTGGTACCAAGCAAAAATTACCTAAAAAGGTTAGAAGGTTAAGGAATGATCGCTCCAGCGATATTGCGTTTCAGCTAGAAGAAGCGTATATGGATGGCGCCCAAAATATTCCACGTTTAGATGGAAAAGAAGTTGACTATCTAGTTTATCGCGATGTGATCCAGAGAGCATTTAAAGAAATGAATCAGCTATTATTA is a genomic window of Enterococcus haemoperoxidus ATCC BAA-382 containing:
- the queA gene encoding tRNA preQ1(34) S-adenosylmethionine ribosyltransferase-isomerase QueA, translating into MLSTEDFDFDLPEELIAQTPLKDRTSSKLLVLNRETKEIEDKHFHEIVDELNSGDALVMNDTRVLPARLYGEKPETGGHLEVLLLTNTEGDTWETLIKPAKRAKIGTKISFGDGRLTATVVEELEHGGRIVTFKYEGIFLEILESLGEMPLPPYIKERLEDPERYQTVYAKENGSAAAPTAGLHFTQELLTKIQSKGVKLVYLTLHVGLGTFRPVSVDNIAEHEMHSEFYRLTEEAAVQLNDVRENGGKIVAVGTTSIRTLETIGTKFDGQIKADSGWTDIFITPGYEFKVVQAFSTNFHLPKSTLVMLVSAFAGRDLTLSAYQHAIDERYRFFSFGDAMFVK
- the spx gene encoding transcriptional regulator Spx yields the protein MLKLYTTNSCTSCRKARRWLIDHDIPFEEKNFGTTPITLDELKNILILTEEGTEDIISIRSKVFQKLDTDINELPLHVLLELVKDNPGLLRRPIMIDEKRLQIGFNEDEIRCFLPRSVRKRELSQTLLLSGL
- a CDS encoding MerR family transcriptional regulator, with amino-acid sequence MGQLAELMAISKHQIRYNEEKGLFSPAFIDDNGYHKYGMDQVYQLANILLLRNLGVSTAQIDQFMNNKDNVWAERTLKER
- a CDS encoding GNAT family N-acetyltransferase; the protein is MKRKITIVDRDQLSECEKRGVFRLLLTSFSAKFASNRLTLKEKVDILLYLEQHYASQKKSPVDYIVKDQDEIIGVLTISEKTMDSRKKNYPFELSKKYGFLPIFKYLLMLSALEYSPQDKEQYIENVAVHERYQRQGIAKFLILAAQAEVKTGGKLSLIVSANNQQAVGLYLKYGFSIVKKQRVLILRFLANEPNWLFMEWSR
- a CDS encoding alpha/beta hydrolase family protein, which codes for MNLMKKSMLFLLSLSIIFGAFIWYEHSYEMEEMSQWIPTSKGKLSAVLTKPVGTRSKGIVVLVHGDAPVDATNEGGYRPMMEQFAKAGFTTISWAKPGVAGSTGNWLNQSMQDRADEVTEVIQWALKQPKLNTEKIMLWGVSQGGWVVPKVASQKKVPISKVMLVSPAVNWLSQNTYYTIQKLKQKGQKPEQINEALDREAKSIDLLKKDISYKEYLAKTPEQQPMSKDRWEFVKKNLDSDVRLDLENSDIPVDLFLGDHDQNVDTEETEKTYSKIIPNELLTVFKIKNTAHSMIYSNIAQSEFFTAVAYLLAPKDFLINKDFLRQCYLSVGGD